One part of the Corynebacterium aurimucosum ATCC 700975 genome encodes these proteins:
- a CDS encoding HNH endonuclease signature motif containing protein, translating into MLISGETMTTTATRPPTFFFSTTNPNNPHAMARAQARRATYKTWVGAMPSLDADINTTALSLVAAWSLPEGHIKSGLRAIHRLDSLPKVKAIQDTHCLLDIESLIAIDQPMSALTALTKETLDFVDTILADFFTPSKPNQAFPTRSQIRRKVRDICKTLDDSIAYRDTRPKDTYRFSSNGTSAWLELQVEEDTGIKLDAFIHQTAAKEDITVPEAVIKLLSGEIKPPATVVLHTYQACDIEDAPTFIEGFGWRAEPMPHDKVRDLTGEVAEADGYQPGLIMRKLVEGRDGTCRVGGCGEPAFLSQLDHRHNWAEGGPTHPKNLACLCQGHHNMKTDGTLKYLLDPYSGDVIWLYEDGTWTITEADGPLAPKQKRWAQTVAQHITATRKRIREEAQHLKQELDDYAQQQAQAQAQAEDNTDTDASTDDIPF; encoded by the coding sequence ATGTTGATCTCGGGGGAGACCATGACCACCACTGCTACACGCCCGCCTACCTTCTTCTTTTCCACCACCAACCCTAATAACCCACACGCGATGGCCCGTGCTCAAGCCCGGAGAGCCACCTATAAAACCTGGGTCGGGGCCATGCCCAGCCTCGACGCCGATATCAACACCACCGCACTATCCCTAGTGGCTGCCTGGTCACTGCCCGAAGGCCACATCAAATCAGGCCTGCGTGCCATCCACCGCCTAGATAGCCTGCCGAAAGTCAAAGCCATACAAGACACCCACTGCCTGCTGGATATTGAATCCCTCATTGCTATTGATCAACCCATGTCAGCACTGACAGCCCTAACAAAAGAAACCCTGGATTTTGTCGACACTATCCTGGCTGACTTCTTTACCCCTTCTAAACCGAATCAGGCTTTTCCCACGCGTAGTCAAATCAGGCGCAAAGTCCGCGATATATGTAAAACACTGGATGATTCCATTGCCTATCGGGATACCCGGCCTAAAGATACCTACCGGTTTTCCTCTAACGGCACCTCTGCCTGGCTGGAACTGCAGGTTGAAGAAGACACCGGCATTAAACTCGATGCCTTCATCCACCAGACCGCCGCCAAGGAAGACATCACTGTCCCTGAGGCAGTCATCAAACTGCTTTCCGGTGAAATAAAGCCACCAGCTACCGTGGTGCTCCACACCTACCAGGCCTGCGATATTGAGGATGCACCGACCTTTATTGAAGGCTTCGGCTGGCGGGCTGAGCCCATGCCACATGACAAGGTGCGGGATTTAACCGGTGAGGTCGCCGAAGCCGACGGCTACCAACCCGGCCTGATTATGCGCAAACTTGTCGAAGGCCGCGACGGTACCTGCCGGGTCGGCGGATGCGGCGAGCCTGCTTTTCTCAGCCAGTTGGATCACCGACACAACTGGGCCGAAGGCGGGCCAACCCACCCGAAGAACCTAGCGTGTTTATGCCAAGGCCATCACAACATGAAAACCGATGGCACCCTCAAATACCTGCTCGACCCCTACAGCGGGGACGTCATCTGGCTATATGAAGACGGCACCTGGACTATTACCGAAGCCGACGGGCCGCTAGCACCAAAGCAGAAACGCTGGGCACAAACCGTCGCCCAACACATCACCGCCACCAGGAAACGCATCCGCGAGGAAGCCCAACATTTAAAACAAGAACTCGACGACTACGCACAACAACAAGCCCAAGCCCAAGCCCAAGCCGAGGACAACACCGACACAGATGCCAGCACCGACGACATCCCCTTCTAA
- a CDS encoding ribonuclease J, whose amino-acid sequence MTESRNRSRKVTRKAGPPSETETASNEAASPVFQAPNESAASGATSKESGNSDDGNRRSRSRGSRGGRGRGRGGNNNHNNGNSNNGGRNNRNQNNNRGRRNVPKSMQGADLTKRLPEPPKQQKDSLRIYALGGISEIGRNMTVFEYQDDILIIDCGVLFPSSGEPGVDLILPDFGPIEKKIHKVKALVVTHAHEDHIGAIPWLLKLRPDIPIVASRFTIALIAAKCKEHRQKPKFVEVNEKSDVNYGPFRCRFWAVNHSVPDALGVMLGTPAGNIIHTGDIKLDQTPLDNRPTDLPALSRYGDEGVDLMLCDSTNANIPGVSASEGDIPATFKRLVSGAKQRVIIASFASNVYRVQAAIDAAVAAGRKVAFNGRSMMRNMEIAEKMGFLKVPRGTIIPIDEAAKMAPHKVLLITTGTQGEPMAALSRMARREHRQITVRDGDLIIFSSSLIPGNEEAVFGVINMLSQIGAEVITNKEAKVHASGHGYGGELLFLYNAARPKNAMPVHGEWRHLRANKELAISTGVARDRVVLAQNGVVVDLRNGRAEVVGQIPVGNLYVDGVSMGDVDADTLADRTNLGAGGVVSITCVIDNRTSRLLEHPTVSTTGFSDDDRGIVPEVAEMVENTMNDLAAEGENDTYRMVQKLRRKVSKLMDSKYKREPVILPTIVPTNSDILLPDDDEVHASRESL is encoded by the coding sequence ATGACTGAATCCCGTAATCGCTCCCGCAAGGTAACCCGTAAGGCGGGTCCGCCTTCGGAGACTGAGACCGCCTCGAATGAGGCGGCTTCGCCGGTTTTCCAAGCGCCGAACGAATCGGCTGCTTCCGGCGCCACCTCTAAGGAGTCTGGAAACTCTGACGACGGCAACCGTCGTTCCCGTTCTCGTGGTTCCCGTGGCGGCCGTGGTCGCGGTCGCGGCGGCAACAACAACCACAACAACGGCAATAGCAACAACGGTGGTCGTAACAACCGTAACCAGAACAACAACCGCGGTCGCCGCAATGTGCCCAAGTCCATGCAGGGCGCGGACTTGACCAAGCGTCTGCCAGAGCCGCCGAAGCAGCAGAAGGATTCGCTGCGTATTTATGCTCTGGGCGGTATTTCTGAGATCGGTCGAAACATGACCGTCTTCGAGTACCAGGACGACATCCTCATCATCGACTGTGGTGTGCTCTTCCCGTCTTCCGGTGAGCCGGGCGTGGACCTGATTCTCCCGGACTTTGGCCCGATTGAGAAGAAGATTCACAAGGTCAAGGCGCTCGTCGTCACCCACGCACACGAGGACCACATCGGTGCGATTCCGTGGCTGCTGAAGCTGCGCCCGGATATCCCGATCGTGGCTTCGCGCTTCACCATCGCGCTGATCGCGGCCAAGTGTAAGGAGCACCGCCAGAAGCCGAAGTTCGTAGAGGTCAACGAGAAGTCCGATGTGAACTACGGTCCGTTCCGCTGCCGTTTCTGGGCAGTGAACCACTCCGTCCCGGATGCGCTTGGCGTCATGCTGGGTACCCCGGCCGGCAACATCATCCACACCGGTGATATCAAGCTTGACCAGACCCCACTGGATAATCGTCCGACGGATCTGCCGGCCCTGTCGCGTTACGGCGATGAGGGCGTGGACCTCATGCTGTGTGACTCCACCAACGCCAACATTCCGGGTGTGTCCGCCTCTGAGGGCGACATTCCGGCAACATTTAAGCGGCTGGTGTCTGGGGCCAAGCAGCGCGTAATCATCGCCTCCTTCGCCTCCAACGTTTACCGCGTGCAGGCGGCTATCGACGCCGCCGTGGCCGCCGGCCGCAAGGTTGCCTTCAACGGTCGCTCCATGATGCGCAACATGGAAATTGCGGAGAAGATGGGCTTCCTGAAGGTCCCGCGCGGCACCATCATCCCGATCGATGAGGCAGCCAAGATGGCTCCGCACAAGGTGCTGCTCATCACCACCGGTACCCAGGGTGAGCCGATGGCGGCGCTGTCCCGCATGGCACGCCGCGAGCACCGCCAGATCACGGTCCGCGATGGTGACCTGATCATCTTCTCCTCCTCCCTGATTCCGGGTAACGAGGAAGCCGTGTTTGGCGTTATCAACATGCTTTCCCAGATTGGTGCTGAAGTCATCACCAACAAGGAGGCTAAGGTTCACGCCTCCGGACACGGCTACGGTGGCGAGCTGCTCTTCCTCTACAACGCAGCCCGCCCGAAGAACGCCATGCCGGTGCACGGCGAGTGGCGTCACCTGCGCGCCAATAAGGAGCTGGCTATCTCCACTGGTGTGGCCCGCGACCGCGTGGTCTTGGCTCAGAACGGCGTTGTCGTCGATCTGCGCAACGGCCGTGCTGAGGTCGTCGGCCAGATCCCTGTGGGCAACCTCTACGTTGATGGTGTGTCGATGGGTGATGTCGACGCCGATACTCTCGCGGACCGCACCAACCTGGGTGCCGGCGGCGTTGTTTCCATCACCTGTGTCATTGATAACCGCACCTCGCGCCTGCTCGAGCACCCGACGGTGTCCACGACGGGCTTCTCTGACGATGACCGCGGTATCGTGCCCGAGGTAGCTGAGATGGTGGAGAACACCATGAATGACCTCGCAGCTGAGGGCGAGAACGATACCTACCGCATGGTGCAGAAGCTGCGCCGCAAGGTGTCGAAGCTGATGGATTCCAAGTACAAGCGCGAGCCGGTGATTCTGCCGACCATCGTGCCGACGAACTCGGATATCTTGCTGCCTGACGACGACGAAGTTCACGCCTCCCGTGAATCGCTCTAG
- a CDS encoding AMIN-like domain-containing (lipo)protein yields MSHLPSSVAIIAAVSALCVMPLTACAERGSDTTPAPQFSAIPSSSAAIDGPEPPSSDTQNAPSQQDANVAAFAGMGTAAIDDQHHMPDRLGGLIPTGVRVGAHDGFTRVVVDLEGEGEPGWFTAYTDDPRQQASGHPVEVKGSTFLNLGVEGTPWPSTPDLEERYMKPGTTPGTGVVSEVVYTTSFEAQTQLIIGLQKKTPYSVTFLEDPKRLVLDFQV; encoded by the coding sequence ATGTCACACTTACCTTCTTCCGTCGCTATCATCGCAGCCGTTAGCGCCCTATGCGTAATGCCTCTAACTGCATGCGCGGAGCGTGGGTCAGACACGACTCCGGCACCGCAGTTCAGTGCAATTCCGTCTAGCTCCGCTGCTATCGATGGGCCGGAGCCGCCGTCCAGTGACACGCAGAATGCTCCCTCACAACAGGATGCCAATGTTGCTGCCTTTGCGGGTATGGGGACGGCTGCGATTGATGACCAACACCACATGCCAGATCGGTTGGGCGGCCTCATTCCGACGGGCGTGCGCGTAGGTGCTCACGACGGTTTCACGCGGGTGGTGGTTGACCTCGAGGGAGAAGGTGAGCCCGGCTGGTTCACCGCCTATACCGACGATCCTCGTCAGCAGGCATCAGGTCATCCAGTCGAAGTAAAGGGAAGCACTTTTCTCAATCTGGGGGTCGAAGGAACTCCGTGGCCTTCCACACCCGATCTCGAAGAAAGGTATATGAAGCCAGGAACTACTCCCGGTACTGGTGTGGTGAGCGAAGTCGTATACACGACCTCATTCGAGGCACAAACCCAATTGATCATTGGACTACAGAAGAAGACCCCGTACTCAGTGACTTTCCTGGAGGACCCTAAACGCCTAGTTCTCGACTTCCAGGTTTGA
- a CDS encoding nucleoside hydrolase yields MKIILDLDTGIDDALALAYALAHPDLELIGVTGTYGNVPVALGVRNSLALLELLDAEDVPVFTGPTRPGFSVAPISAFIHGRNGLGEVLLPPPRRKAYEDAVGFLLRSVREYGEDLVIVPTGPSTSIAAAMREDPDFARNARIVMMGGALTVPGNVTPYAEANVFQDPQATDYVFRHAHDLTMVGLDVTLRTLLTREHTKQWRGTRTGRIYADIVDYYIRAYKTTSPHLGGCGLHDPLAVAVAADPSLVTCLDLNLRCEGNGRTIGDPERLNDPTTRVAVAVDDARFVDDLMSKLGSLYTSTSTC; encoded by the coding sequence ATGAAGATCATCCTCGACCTCGACACCGGAATCGATGACGCCCTTGCGCTCGCCTATGCTTTAGCGCACCCCGACCTCGAGCTGATCGGGGTTACGGGCACCTATGGCAACGTGCCGGTGGCATTGGGAGTGCGCAACTCGCTGGCGTTGCTCGAGCTTCTCGACGCCGAGGATGTCCCCGTCTTCACCGGTCCGACGCGGCCGGGCTTTAGCGTTGCTCCCATTTCTGCTTTCATCCATGGCCGCAATGGCCTTGGGGAAGTACTTCTGCCTCCGCCGCGGCGCAAGGCATACGAGGATGCAGTGGGCTTTCTTCTCCGTTCGGTCCGTGAGTATGGCGAGGATCTGGTCATTGTGCCGACGGGGCCGTCGACAAGCATTGCGGCCGCCATGCGCGAGGACCCGGACTTTGCCCGCAACGCCCGCATCGTGATGATGGGCGGGGCGCTGACCGTACCCGGGAACGTCACTCCTTATGCCGAGGCTAACGTCTTCCAAGATCCCCAAGCCACGGACTATGTTTTCCGCCACGCGCACGACCTCACGATGGTGGGACTCGATGTCACGCTGCGCACCTTGCTCACTAGGGAGCATACGAAGCAGTGGAGGGGCACGCGGACGGGCCGGATCTACGCGGACATCGTGGACTATTACATACGTGCTTATAAGACGACCTCTCCGCACCTTGGCGGTTGTGGGCTCCACGATCCCTTGGCGGTAGCAGTGGCAGCCGATCCTTCGCTGGTGACCTGCCTCGACCTGAATCTGCGGTGTGAGGGGAACGGGCGCACGATCGGTGACCCTGAACGCCTTAATGATCCCACCACCCGCGTGGCCGTTGCGGTGGATGACGCGCGCTTCGTCGATGATTTGATGTCGAAGCTGGGCAGCCTCTATACTTCTACTTCGACTTGCTGA
- a CDS encoding TIGR03085 family metal-binding protein, translated as MLGRMSFSSSERAKMVALFHELGPDAPTLCEGWSAHDLITHLWVRENRPDAAIGAFVPALSSHADGIARKLRAQKTYEELVDSWGRGAGRLNPLRYADSVFNAAEHFVHHEDLRRANGRTEPRDLSRAAHAELLLPLKLLGTRLLSRSRRPVVLEPQGFPPIVAADKRRVSEQGDAVVRVRGTVAELLLWAFGREAARVEIEGDASAIVRSSL; from the coding sequence ATGCTGGGGCGCATGTCGTTTTCCTCGAGCGAGCGCGCCAAAATGGTGGCGTTATTTCATGAACTTGGTCCCGATGCACCGACGTTATGTGAGGGCTGGTCGGCCCACGACCTCATAACGCATTTGTGGGTTCGTGAGAACCGCCCTGATGCTGCGATCGGGGCTTTTGTCCCGGCACTGTCTTCTCATGCTGATGGCATCGCTAGGAAACTTCGTGCGCAAAAGACATATGAGGAGCTTGTTGATTCTTGGGGTAGGGGAGCGGGCAGACTGAATCCTCTGCGCTATGCGGACTCGGTGTTCAATGCCGCGGAGCACTTTGTGCATCATGAGGATCTTCGCCGCGCCAATGGTCGCACTGAACCACGGGATTTGTCACGAGCCGCACACGCCGAGCTCTTGCTGCCGTTGAAATTACTAGGCACACGGCTATTGTCACGTTCTCGCCGTCCTGTCGTGCTGGAACCGCAGGGCTTTCCGCCGATTGTGGCGGCGGATAAGCGGCGCGTTTCGGAGCAGGGTGATGCAGTGGTGCGGGTGCGTGGCACCGTGGCCGAGTTGCTCTTGTGGGCTTTCGGCCGCGAGGCCGCCCGGGTTGAGATTGAGGGCGATGCCTCCGCCATCGTTAGGTCAAGCCTGTAG
- the dapB gene encoding 4-hydroxy-tetrahydrodipicolinate reductase, with amino-acid sequence MTIKVGVLGAKGRVGQAIVEGVNAAEDLELVASIDRGTPLEKLVESGAEVAVDFTQPASVMDNLEFCIAHGIHAVVGTTGFDSERLAKVEGWTQKEDAGNVLIAPNFAISAVLTMVFAAQAAKFFDSAEVVEYHHPNKLDAPSGTAVHTAQGIANARQEAGLDAMPDKTEQSLDGARGADVDGVHVHAVRMQGMVAHEEVIFGTQGQSLTIRQDSYDRSSFTPGVLLGVREIASHPGLTVGLEKYLGL; translated from the coding sequence ATGACTATCAAGGTAGGCGTCTTGGGGGCTAAAGGGCGCGTGGGCCAAGCAATCGTGGAAGGCGTTAATGCGGCAGAGGATTTGGAGCTAGTTGCTTCCATCGACCGCGGGACCCCGTTGGAGAAGCTGGTTGAATCGGGTGCCGAGGTCGCCGTCGACTTCACCCAGCCGGCATCGGTCATGGACAATCTAGAGTTTTGCATCGCACATGGCATCCACGCTGTCGTGGGGACCACGGGATTCGATTCAGAACGCCTAGCCAAGGTGGAGGGGTGGACTCAGAAAGAGGACGCCGGCAATGTTCTCATCGCCCCGAACTTCGCTATTTCAGCTGTACTGACCATGGTGTTTGCCGCGCAGGCGGCGAAGTTCTTTGACAGTGCCGAGGTAGTTGAATACCACCACCCGAACAAGCTCGATGCGCCGTCCGGTACCGCGGTTCACACTGCGCAGGGCATTGCGAATGCTCGCCAGGAGGCAGGTTTGGACGCTATGCCGGATAAGACCGAGCAGTCCCTCGATGGAGCGCGTGGCGCAGACGTCGATGGTGTTCACGTCCACGCAGTCCGTATGCAGGGAATGGTGGCTCATGAAGAAGTTATCTTCGGCACTCAAGGCCAGTCCTTGACCATCCGCCAGGACTCCTATGACCGCTCTTCCTTTACCCCCGGCGTTCTGCTGGGCGTACGAGAAATCGCATCCCACCCAGGCTTGACCGTGGGACTTGAGAAGTACCTGGGGCTGTAA
- the dapA gene encoding 4-hydroxy-tetrahydrodipicolinate synthase produces MSTGMTAQAGVDTFGRVGVAMVTPFDQDGALDVSAGRRLAAHLVDNGVDSLILAGTTGESPTTSLDEKLELFAAVKEEVGGRAKLCAGAGTNNTATSIEAARAFADAGADSLLVVTPYYSKPSQAGVYAHFTAVADAVDLPVCLYDIPGRSGIPIETETLLRLAEVPNIKAVKDAKGDLVAAAPLIQETGLAWYSGDDGLNLPWLALGASGVISVIGHIAPRALADLYVAFDEGDIARAREINAKTLSPLVEAQGRLGGVTLVKAALRLQGIEVGEPRLPVTAADAEEIEALRHDLEKAGVL; encoded by the coding sequence ATGAGCACAGGTATGACAGCACAGGCAGGCGTCGACACCTTCGGACGCGTAGGCGTAGCTATGGTCACTCCTTTTGACCAGGATGGCGCCTTGGACGTGTCCGCTGGTCGTCGCCTAGCAGCTCATTTGGTTGATAACGGCGTTGATTCGCTCATTTTGGCTGGGACCACGGGCGAATCACCGACGACGTCGTTGGATGAGAAACTGGAGCTGTTTGCAGCTGTAAAGGAAGAGGTAGGTGGCCGCGCTAAGTTGTGCGCCGGTGCGGGAACTAACAACACCGCCACCAGTATTGAGGCGGCGCGCGCTTTCGCTGATGCGGGAGCAGACAGCCTTCTGGTCGTGACCCCGTATTACTCCAAGCCTTCCCAGGCTGGTGTGTACGCGCACTTTACTGCTGTGGCTGACGCCGTGGACCTCCCAGTTTGTCTGTACGACATCCCTGGCCGCTCGGGCATTCCGATTGAGACGGAGACCCTTCTTCGCCTCGCGGAGGTGCCGAACATCAAGGCTGTTAAAGACGCCAAGGGCGATCTTGTGGCAGCCGCACCGCTTATCCAGGAAACCGGTTTGGCATGGTACTCCGGAGATGACGGGCTGAACTTGCCGTGGCTGGCCCTCGGCGCTTCGGGCGTTATTTCCGTGATTGGCCATATTGCTCCGCGGGCCCTGGCTGATCTCTACGTAGCCTTCGACGAAGGCGATATTGCACGTGCACGAGAGATCAACGCGAAAACTTTGTCCCCGCTCGTCGAGGCACAAGGTCGCCTCGGAGGAGTAACTCTTGTTAAAGCTGCCCTGCGCCTGCAGGGTATTGAAGTTGGAGAACCTCGTCTCCCAGTTACCGCGGCTGACGCGGAGGAGATCGAGGCTCTCCGCCACGATTTGGAAAAGGCTGGAGTCCTTTAA
- the rpsO gene encoding 30S ribosomal protein S15 encodes MALSTEKKAEILKEYGLHETDTGSPEAQVALLTSRINNLTEHLKDHKHDHHSRRGLLLMVGRRRGLLKYLAANDVDRYRDLISRLGLRR; translated from the coding sequence ATGGCTTTGAGCACCGAGAAGAAGGCTGAAATCCTCAAGGAGTACGGCCTGCACGAGACCGACACCGGTTCCCCGGAGGCACAGGTTGCGCTGCTGACTTCCCGCATCAACAACCTGACCGAGCACCTCAAGGATCACAAGCACGATCACCACTCCCGTCGTGGTCTGCTGCTGATGGTTGGTCGCCGTCGTGGCTTGCTGAAGTACCTGGCCGCTAACGACGTTGACCGTTACCGCGACCTGATTTCTCGCCTGGGTCTGCGCCGCTAA
- a CDS encoding polyribonucleotide nucleotidyltransferase, whose amino-acid sequence MSAKNAKKQPNNSVEFLIDDDYGITEAIATLDNGDFGTRTIRFETGQLARQAGGSVTTYLDEDTMLLSTTTASNQPREGFDFFPLTVDVEERMYAAGKIPGSFFRREGRPSTEAILACRLIDRPLRPTFVKGLRNEVQVVVTVLSMDPEEYYDVVAINGASASTQLSGLPVSGPVGGVRMALIADDKHPKGQWVAFPNNEQHERALFEMVVAGRIVKKGRKDDVAIMMVEAGAGVNVAERIKEGAPAPQESTVAEGLEAAKPFIKSLCEAQAGLAERAAKETQEFPLFPPYGDDVYAAVEKAASKKLEKLLTIPGKQDRDDATNEYMEQVEAKLIEDFDDLDEADASKQIRNAFNAVMKDIVRTKILTEGFRIDGRGVTDIRDLGVEVDLIPRAHGSSLFERGETQILGVTTLDMLKMEQQIDSLTPVESKRYMHHYNFPPYSTGETGRVGSPKRREIGHGALAERALLPVIPSREDFPYAIRQVSEALGSNGSTSMGSVCASTLSLYNAGVPLKAPVAGIAMGLVSGEVNGKEKFVALTDILGAEDAFGDMDFKVAGTSEFITALQLDTKLDGIPSHVLADALEQARDARAAILDTMSEVIESPDEMSGLAPRITSVTIPVNKIGELIGPKGKTINAITEETGADVSIEEDGTVYISAATGEAADAAIDRVNSIANPQLPKVGERFLGTVVKTVAFGAFVSLTPGRDGLVHISKLGGDERIEKVEDVVNVGDKIQVEIADIDNRGKISLVPVEED is encoded by the coding sequence ATGAGCGCTAAGAACGCTAAAAAGCAACCGAACAATTCCGTCGAGTTTCTTATCGACGACGATTACGGCATCACCGAGGCCATCGCTACCCTGGACAACGGCGATTTCGGCACTCGCACCATCCGTTTTGAGACGGGCCAGCTGGCTCGCCAGGCCGGTGGCTCCGTGACCACTTACCTGGACGAGGACACCATGCTGCTGTCCACGACCACCGCTTCTAACCAACCGCGCGAAGGCTTCGACTTCTTCCCGCTGACCGTGGACGTCGAGGAGCGCATGTATGCCGCGGGTAAGATCCCGGGTTCCTTCTTCCGCCGCGAGGGGCGCCCTTCCACCGAAGCTATCCTGGCCTGCCGCCTCATCGACCGCCCGCTGCGCCCAACCTTCGTGAAGGGCTTGCGCAATGAGGTTCAGGTCGTTGTCACGGTCCTCTCCATGGACCCGGAGGAGTACTACGATGTCGTTGCCATCAACGGCGCTTCCGCCTCCACCCAGCTCTCTGGCCTGCCGGTATCCGGCCCGGTGGGCGGCGTGCGCATGGCACTGATTGCTGATGATAAGCACCCGAAGGGCCAGTGGGTGGCCTTCCCGAATAACGAGCAGCACGAGCGTGCTCTCTTCGAGATGGTCGTTGCCGGCCGCATCGTGAAGAAGGGCCGGAAGGACGACGTAGCCATCATGATGGTCGAGGCCGGCGCTGGTGTGAACGTAGCCGAGCGCATCAAGGAAGGCGCACCGGCTCCGCAGGAGTCCACCGTGGCTGAGGGCTTGGAGGCTGCGAAGCCTTTCATCAAGTCCCTGTGTGAAGCGCAGGCAGGTCTGGCGGAGCGTGCAGCCAAGGAGACGCAGGAGTTCCCTCTCTTCCCGCCCTACGGTGATGATGTTTACGCGGCCGTCGAAAAGGCAGCCTCCAAGAAGCTGGAGAAGCTCCTCACTATCCCGGGCAAGCAGGACCGCGACGACGCCACTAATGAGTACATGGAGCAGGTCGAGGCTAAGCTCATCGAAGACTTTGATGACCTCGACGAGGCCGACGCATCCAAGCAGATCCGCAACGCCTTCAACGCCGTGATGAAGGACATCGTGCGCACCAAGATCCTCACCGAGGGCTTCCGGATCGATGGCCGTGGTGTGACCGATATCCGTGACCTCGGCGTGGAGGTGGATCTGATCCCGCGTGCACACGGCTCCTCTCTCTTCGAGCGTGGCGAGACCCAGATCCTGGGTGTGACCACCCTGGACATGCTGAAGATGGAGCAGCAGATCGATTCTTTGACCCCAGTGGAGTCCAAGCGCTACATGCACCACTACAACTTCCCGCCGTACTCCACCGGCGAGACCGGTCGCGTAGGCTCCCCGAAGCGCCGCGAGATTGGTCACGGTGCGCTGGCTGAGCGCGCGTTGCTGCCGGTGATCCCGTCCCGTGAGGACTTCCCCTACGCCATTCGCCAGGTGTCTGAGGCCCTTGGTTCCAACGGTTCTACCTCCATGGGCTCCGTCTGTGCGTCCACCCTGTCCCTCTACAACGCGGGCGTTCCGCTGAAGGCTCCGGTGGCGGGTATCGCCATGGGCTTGGTCTCGGGCGAGGTCAACGGCAAGGAAAAGTTCGTGGCGCTGACCGATATTCTCGGCGCTGAGGATGCCTTCGGCGATATGGACTTCAAGGTTGCCGGTACATCCGAGTTCATCACCGCCCTGCAGCTGGATACCAAGCTGGATGGCATTCCTTCGCACGTGCTTGCCGACGCCCTCGAACAGGCCCGCGACGCCCGTGCCGCCATCCTCGACACGATGTCTGAGGTCATCGAGAGTCCAGACGAGATGTCTGGCCTGGCTCCGCGCATTACCTCGGTGACTATCCCGGTGAACAAGATTGGTGAGCTCATTGGCCCGAAGGGCAAGACTATCAACGCCATTACTGAGGAAACTGGCGCCGATGTCTCCATCGAGGAAGACGGCACTGTGTATATCTCTGCCGCTACCGGTGAAGCAGCTGACGCTGCGATCGACCGCGTGAATAGCATTGCTAACCCGCAGCTGCCGAAGGTGGGCGAGCGCTTCCTCGGCACCGTGGTGAAGACCGTGGCTTTCGGTGCCTTCGTTTCCCTGACCCCGGGTCGCGATGGCCTTGTACACATCTCGAAGCTGGGCGGCGACGAGCGCATTGAGAAGGTCGAGGACGTCGTCAACGTTGGCGATAAGATTCAGGTCGAAATTGCCGACATTGATAATCGCGGCAAAATCTCCCTGGTTCCGGTTGAGGAGGACTAA
- the thyX gene encoding FAD-dependent thymidylate synthase, with protein sequence MAKVSELDVQLIAATAFHAPQGVDWEVDEGASESEALVEFAGRACYESFDKPNPRTASNQAYLHHILEVGHDALLEHATATLYIRGLSRSASHELVRHRHFSFSQLSQRFVHSEEAEVVLPKFIAEDEQLTRLTLQAADEARFVYEELLDALESKLEEEPNALLRKKQARQAARAVLPNLTESRIVVTGNYRAWRHFIGARATEQADTEMRQLAVTCLKLLREQSPVLFDDFHITTLADGTEMASSPYA encoded by the coding sequence ATGGCAAAGGTCTCTGAGCTTGATGTCCAGCTCATTGCGGCAACCGCTTTCCATGCGCCGCAAGGAGTGGACTGGGAGGTTGATGAGGGGGCGTCGGAAAGCGAGGCTCTAGTCGAGTTTGCCGGGCGCGCCTGTTATGAGTCCTTCGACAAGCCGAATCCCCGTACCGCCTCAAACCAGGCCTATCTGCACCACATTCTGGAGGTAGGTCACGATGCATTGCTGGAGCATGCCACGGCGACGCTCTATATACGGGGGCTGTCGCGGTCGGCGTCGCACGAGCTGGTTCGCCATCGTCATTTCTCCTTCTCACAGCTCTCGCAACGCTTCGTGCATTCTGAGGAAGCAGAGGTAGTCCTGCCTAAATTTATTGCGGAGGATGAACAGCTAACGCGGTTGACCTTGCAGGCGGCCGATGAAGCGAGGTTTGTCTACGAGGAGCTCCTTGACGCCCTCGAGTCCAAGCTGGAGGAGGAGCCAAATGCATTGCTGCGCAAGAAGCAGGCTCGTCAAGCGGCGCGCGCTGTTTTGCCCAATCTCACAGAGTCCCGCATTGTCGTGACCGGCAATTACCGGGCCTGGCGTCACTTTATTGGCGCGCGGGCGACTGAACAGGCCGATACAGAGATGCGCCAGCTCGCCGTCACGTGTTTGAAGCTGTTGCGGGAGCAATCGCCGGTGCTTTTCGACGACTTCCATATCACCACCCTGGCTGACGGCACCGAAATGGCCTCGAGCCCTTACGCTTAA